The genomic segment AGCCCACTCTCCCTTCCACTGTGTATATTCCCAGAACTGCAGCTCCCTGAAGGGGGGCTGGTAGCTGCCAGAGAGAAGACCCCAGACACTGACTGCCCAACCACGCCCCTCTGTGCCCCTTTCCAGACCCCATGTGGCCTTTTAGCTCCTCCAAGAGTCACGGTCTCACTGAAGAGCTGCCCCACCACCCCCTGCCTTGCTTTCCTAGCTGGGGTGTAGGGGGGTGTCTGCAGAACCTCTTAGCTTCTTTCTCAGGAAGGGCAATGGGGTAGGTGGAATGGGGGCGGAGGGTCCCTGGCTGGACACTGGACATAGTGCTCAGGTGAGGACACCAGGACAGGCTGGGGACACATCACACACAAGTCCCATGACTCTGCTTGGAACAATGCTGATTGTCGGGGTGGGATTCCCTCACTGCCAGGGGCAGCTGGGCAGCAGGCAGAACAGGGAGCAGGCacctctccacccaccccaggAGGGAGGACAGCAGCCTCTGATCCCTGCTCACAGCACACCCTCTGTGAACATGCGCAAAGCTGTCCCAGCTGCACCCACCCACCTCGGCCCACAGCCTTGCTCATCCCCCAGACCTGCCGACCCAAAGGGTTCAGGGGCCAAAAGGCCGGCCACCTGGCCAAGGACATCAGCCTTCTCTCTGAGCAGGCTGCAGGGATTTGGGTTAGCAACCTGGGCAAGGAtcagttcttccttccttccttcctccaggctTGCCTTCAGGAAGGTAGGTGGAAGGCTGGCTGCTTGTGCTGGAGTTGCTGGCCAGAAGCCAGGCCCAGCTCAATGGAATGGTCTGGGCTGGTGACACCCCTGAGGAACGCCTACAGAAGCAGGTGTGACCGCCAACGGGTTTAGGGAAGGAAGAGACTGTGGAGCTCAGACCACATTGAGCTCAGCTGTGTTCTTGTATCAGCGCCCAAGGTGGGGCCCAGGGAAATACGCTGTGACTGCCGTGGTGAGGTGACTGTGAAGGGATGGGGAGGTAGGGGTGAGGACTGGATGCCCAGGGTGGAGGCTCAAGGCTCTTGGGCCTAGCCTACCCAGTGAGACGACCGCTACAGAAGGTGTGCTGCGAACTACACCTCCCCCTTCTCTGTGGCAGGGTAGGTTGGCCACAGGCCTGAGGAACTGATCCCTGACCTTCTGCTGTTGCTCCCATAGGCAGGCTGGCCCTTGCCTGCAGAAACTTAAGGGCAAGCCCTGGAGTTTCCTGCTGATCCAATGGCAGACAGCTGGCTAGACTGTGTCCACCCTCTGCTGCCCAACCTGAAAGTGTTCCAGAAGGGGCCTGCTTTGCTACTGAGGCAGACCCCAGCCCCAACACCTGACACCAAGCAAGGAACAGTGCTTGCAAGGAACCAGGGAGGGGAGCCCCCGGACACAACAATCAGGGAGAGCTGAGGAATGCACTCCCCCCCACCCAACTACCAGCTGAGTCAGAAGGCAAGGCTTCCTGGACATTCCCCCACGAAactttgtgaaagaaaaacattatcaTCCAAATGAAGACCATTAACAAGATGAGAAAGTCTcaactttaaaaactttatttttgtctCACCCATCAACAGCACAAGATGTCTTCATCAGCTCCAATTTTTGCTTGCTTTTCTCCTCAGACTCTGTTCTACCATCTTAACCCATGGATATTATAACATGTGGGCAGTTCCCTAGAACCAGAAAATATTTCTGCCTGTCGGCTTAAAAATTAGAAGTATGGAAGTGTAAGTTGCACTATTTTAGCAGATTCCAAGCTGCCCAGTAAAATCCTACCTTGGGATGCAGACTTCGTGAGAAAGTCTGTCACCTACTCTAGCTCGAGTGGTAACTCAAGGAGACGCATCACCATAGCCGTTTCTCTACTTGTGTTTGTAACTCCCACTCCACACCACATTCCACTGGCTAGGATTTCAATGTCCTTCACAAGAACAGTGCAAGTAATTGGTTCCAGAACTCGTTATGATGGACCTTCTAGGAAACCAGTTCATTATACTGTATCAAATTTTGACACCTCATAAAAAGCTCACTAAATTACCAAGATTCCCAATCCTAATCTGCCTTGCCTCTTTCCAATCCTAAACCCCTTACACCCTAAATTTGAAACTAGtccaaacttaaaaaaacaccCACCAAACTGTTTTATCGTGGCATAGAGACTTCCTACAACTACTGACTTCAAATTATACAGAATTCTTTTGTCTGATAGGTGTGGTTCTTGTGCCCATGTCCCGCTGACATACTATGCTTCACTGGCGGCCATCATTGGTCAAGAACACTAGTTTCATAGTGAAAAGGCAGCTTAAACTAAAGATTCTATACCTGTGGGCTTGTCTTAAAATAACTCACTTTATGAAGAGATCTATAAACGTGCTTCACAAACAGGTTCAGGAACAGACGCCAAATTTGAGTCCTggaatttcaaagaaatttacTTTCCTTCACAACAGAGGGGCAGGGGGGAGAATCATATTAATACAATCTGAAGCCCACACTGCATGTACAGCTGTCATGGCATTTTTATAGAGCAGAGAGCTCTTTACATGCTTTGTAGAAGTATTTCTGCAAATAAATGCTTCCTTTGTCTACCAAGCAAAACCTGAAATAAACTTAAAGGACCTAGATAAAAGATGTATTAAGCTTTCAACATTCAATTTAGGTTTTTGACACTTAGTTGGATAAACaagtttatttgtaaatttagTCAACATACATAATTGACCTAAAAACTTCAATAGAAGaataagtttgaaaaccacttggAAAGCATCTCTATGAAGTGATTTTTCCCAGGACCTTATACCAGATGACACCATTTTAACCGGCAGAGGTTCCATGAGCTGAAGCTGTGTGTCCCTCCCCCACAGCAAGTTTACCCTAAGGGTTATTATAATACAAACTCCACAAGGAAAAGAAGTTCGGTATTGTTCCCTCCTGGTAGAGAAAAACTCAACCTAGTTATGAGACCAACCACAACACAAAGAAAAGCTGCACTAACTACTATATTAGTAACAGATGATGCTGGTGTGAATAACTTGTATTATATTCTAGAGCCCTTATAAATAAATCCCCCCGTTAGTGTCTGCATTATCAGCTAGAGGATTAGTTAACATGTGGTAGAATGAGGACTTACGCAAGGTATAATGCACAAAGCATCTTACTACGTATGAAAAACAAGTGCAGTCTAGTTAGGAGAAAACCAACCGGACTCTATGTTACACACACCTTAATGACAAGACTCCCCACCACATGTGaatgtaaaacatttaatttaaaaatgttgacactacaatatataaaatagctattaTAAATGCACATAGTGTATTCTATAGCTGccaggtttactttttttttttttttaataaggaaactGTAAGTTACACTGTGGTTAAGACTTGTATCTTCACCCTTGAAAAAGCCCACATTCTATCACAGTGATGTATGGTCAGACTTAACAGCCCCAATTGTTAAACACTTGGATCAAGTCATAACCAGTTTTATTGCAAAAGGACCCTGTACACATTTATCAATTCTAGTACCTTAATAGCTACCCAACAAGTCATTAACATACAGAAACATGCATCATGAGAAGCAAGAAATATCACCCATCCCTTCTGCATATTAGCAACTTGTCACTCCTGAGCAACAGTGCTCACATCACTGAGGTCTGTGAACAGTCAGTCACTTTTCGCATTCATCCTGAGTGAAAGATGGAATGACTTAAGTACAAATGCAACATATTATAAACAATTTCttacaaaaaaatcacaaattaaacCAAAGTATTTTACAGAATTTACTACAAAACACCATAAAAACTGCCTTCACTTAAGCTCTCTCTCCCCGTATCCGGCGAGCCAACTGGATGTCTTTGGGCATGATGGTGACTCTCTTAGCGTGGATGGCACACAGATTAGTATCTTCAAACAAACCCACCAGGTACGCTTCACTAGCCTCCTGTTGAGGACAAGAGCCACACTATTAACTCTCTCCGAGGAGAACCGCGCGCAAGCCCTCCGCCCCTGCTACACGCAGCCTCGGCCACCTCACCTGAAGCGCACCAATGGCGGCACTCTGGAACCTCAAGTCGGTTTTGAAATCCTGGGCGATCTCCCTCACCAACCTCTGGAAAGGCAGCTTCCGGATCAGAAGCTCGGTGGATTTCTGGTAACGACGGATTTCTCGAAGCGCAACGGTCCCGGGCCTGAAGCGAAGAGGAGGGCGTAAAGGGACACCGGTTAACCGAGAGCGCTGATCAAGCAGCAGGAAGCGTCCCGCTCGCGGCGCGCCGCCGAGTCATTGTTTTCCTGCCGCGCTGCCTACCTGTAGCGATGAGGTTTTTTCACCCCGCCGGTAGAGGGGGCGCTTTTCCTGGCGGCTTTAGTGGCCAGCTGTTTGCGGGGCGCTTTGCCACCCGTGGACTTACGAGCAGTCTGCTTGGTTCGGGCCATTTTCTTTCACCTGCGGAACAAATCCCTGACTCCGAGGCCGCGGCGCTCGTCTCCCAGGCTGCGGGGAGCGGGACGCCCGGCGCCCCTACCCTCccgcctcctcccaccccaaggcGGGCGGCAGATGGCCGAGGGCTgccgcctcctccccctcccctaatGACTCAGGCTGCAAGTAGCAGCAGCCTCCCCCGGGAGGGGGAGCGCGGGGAGGAGTCACTTCCCCTCCTCGACGGGCGGAGGCCCGGCTGCCCGGAACCCGGCGTCGGGACCTCTGAATCACCAGCGGGAAAGAGGCGGAGACATGGTTCCGGAACGAAGCCCCAAGGGAAAACCACCCGTCCCCACGCCGGCGCCAGCAAGCAGCCTGGGCAGCCCGCAGCAGCCGGCACTCGGCTCTCAACGGCCGCGGCCCGCGACATCAACGGCTGACAGGGCCTCATGTCACGCGTAAACCCAAGAACACTTACCCAATGCCTAAGTTCTACGCCGCTTCTCCGACAGCCGCGCCGCTCCTGCTGCCCAATGAAGAGCCGCAGTCGCCGAACTAACGGAAGAAGCTCCTCCGACTAACGACCAAACCGCTCTGCGTTCCAGGCCCCCCCTATGCCTCCGTTTTTATACTCACGCTTCACGCTGCGTCTCTGCGTAATAGGACCTTAATTTGCATACACCAACGACTTTTTCTATTGGCTGACGCTTTCGCCGACGCGCTGACATCCCCCGACACAAAGGCCGTGCTTCGGCCCCGTTCGCTGATTGGCGGACATCTAGACCACTGATTGGCTGTTAAAGTGGCCTAATGATTGGATAAATGGAAAGCGGAATGGACGAATCAGAGTTTAGCACTAAGCGGCTCTTCTGATTGGATAAAATGGAGCTATGTTTGGATCCTTCCCTTGGTTTCAAAGCTCTACAATAGAAAGTCAATGCAAATGAATTGCACTGGTCCCTATCAGGACTTAAAGAGTCGGGACGGGAAGGAGCCTAACCTTATTTGCATCAAGCTAATACAATGCAGGAGGAGGAGAGGTTTCTTTAAcgaaaattttgtaaattttatatattggaaacaatatataaaaaaaatgtattccctgTGATTACTTTTCAATCAAATGGGAGTTCTTTTGTTTGGTGGGGAGGGGTAAATAAtagatacaaaaaacaaatgtcaataaattattttagaagtaCTGTTTTGTATGTTATTAGACCATCACAAAATACTTTGTGATTTCAAAATGCTTAAACAAGAAGTAACCCACTaatcaacatatttttaaaattatgtaattcaACTGAACTAAATGACTACAGCCAGAATGGGAATAGTCAGTTCTAAAACTGTATTTGCATGTccataaagagcaaacaaaagacAACTAAATTAAATACGTTCACTTGTATTTAATGGTATATCCTGGAATGTGTTACTTgtgaagaaacaagacaaatgtATAAAAATGGTAATCCCTACCTTTGCCTAAATGTCTTGAGtggattttaatatttagtttttcaggtgactcagttatataaaatatcaaagcAGGCTTAAGGTTAAGACCCGCCAAACAAAGCCCAGAAAATTGAAACAGAGCCTTGGGCATTCTACTCCGCAGTTCTTACTCTGGGTTCACCGAACTGATTTATTTATTCGTTGGCCgtgccgtgcggcatgtgggatctcaggcTCCCggtcagggatggaacccgcgccccctgcggtggaagtgcggagccctaaccactggagagccagggaagtccctcaccgaatattttaaattattaaaataaaaaagcagcaaAACCAGGTACATATAGATTTCAACTCAGAGAATTATTATACATAAATACAAATACCTCAAAAATTTACTCCTGACACCAGAGTTCCCCCTCTCACCATCaatagtgagaaaaaaaatgcagtttgaaAAAGCAGCTATGGCAAAAAACGCCTTTGACCCAACCTCTATTTCCAAATTCCTCTCGTTATTTCAGCCCTCTCAATCATAACACGCACAGtatgtatttaattattatatatcTAAACTTTTATGTGATAATTCAATCAACTTTAGTTTTCTGCCTTCTGCTCAAAGTTTAGGGTAGGGGAAAAATTAAGCTGTTTCATTCATGCCAGACTGAGAAGACAAACCAAGATGCCCTGTTCTCAGAACCTGGGTAAAGCCGAGAAACAGGGCGCTGGTTACCTCTCACATAAGAGGCTGTCAAATGTCCTGGGATGTAACAAGAAAAATACCCTGTCATCTTTTTTTGACTGCTCAGATGGCCTGGAGAAAGAATGGATTCCTGAATTAACACCCATTTTTGTGTTCCAAGGCTTTTCTAGGAGATCCAGAACCCTGTCTGTCCCATGCTTTCTACGGGAGAAATAGTCTAGTTATCTGCCGCGccccccatccccgtccccagTTTTGCTAATTACTACAGAGGAACTAAAACTGCTCCAGGAGAAACTAGGTATGAATTTACATGCATCCATTTAAGGATGATTAGTGGAAACAGTTTGTCCCTCTTACTTGGCCGTCTTTTCGCtatgttcttctttttcctaAGTGGACGCAGGGGAGGAAAAGCAACACAGGAAATAGGGAACAACTGAAAATGTTAATACAGTCAAAACAACGCAAAACATGATGCAGCATGTAGGCTACTGTCCTAGTTCCTGTTCTGTCAGACTTGCTGAGTAACTTcgcacaagttacttaacctctctgagttttggtttcctcttctgtaaattaaGCAGTTTGGATGGTATCATCTCCCAATTCTACTAGTACACACTTATTCTGAAGCTCATACCCTTATTTAAAATCTAGCACTCTTAACTATATTTCTTCATTCAAATCACACTTGGGTATTTTGGGGATAGCATATATGCCAATTATTTGGATTTAATAATAGGAGTAAAGCAATACACAACTTTTTTATGCTTTTGGAATTTTTCATCTTCAAATGCCCCTAGTGGTTAAACAACTGATTTGACATGTTTAAGAAATACCAGTTTCTCAACTTTGTAGGCTGACAATTTGGATTCTGATGTGAAGTTACTcgtaacaaaataaaatagatatgtaTCAGTC from the Delphinus delphis chromosome 19, mDelDel1.2, whole genome shotgun sequence genome contains:
- the H3-3B gene encoding histone H3.3, with translation MARTKQTARKSTGGKAPRKQLATKAARKSAPSTGGVKKPHRYRPGTVALREIRRYQKSTELLIRKLPFQRLVREIAQDFKTDLRFQSAAIGALQEASEAYLVGLFEDTNLCAIHAKRVTIMPKDIQLARRIRGERA